The following coding sequences lie in one Paramisgurnus dabryanus chromosome 16, PD_genome_1.1, whole genome shotgun sequence genomic window:
- the LOC141280868 gene encoding general transcription factor II-I repeat domain-containing protein 2-like → MATKKRKVDDENRTFNPAWESEFAFLEVKGKPVCLICQKTIAVLKRANLQRHHEQLHPDFKDVYPPDSNLRKHKIQTLRDGFQSQQSLFHRHVKCSDSVTEASFKIAWNIAKAKKPATEGEFLKNTFMDCAETLFSDFKNKDDIIRQISKLQLSDSTITRRVEVITDDLFSQLLKDIERAEYFSLALDECTDGTDIAQLMVWVRFLKGEKFAEEMLTLLPLKGQTRGEDIYSALKNFFHGPGNSINLKNLVSVTTDGAPSMVGKEKGLIALLRKDPEMSAFFSYHCILHQEQLCSKLRGGALKETMDSVVRIVNFILAHALKHRQFRSLVEECESAYGDLAMHAEVRWLSRGKVLCRFMQLLPAVRMFLEEKGQHNLLSLLNDTFIENAAFLTDITCHLNSLNLKLQGRQKILPMMFNDVSAFETKLDLFVQQLKEKDLTHFPVLQSVARSLSPIAYCPYITELKEQFSRRFADIKAMKPVLAFTENPFACDVLSTSLSVRDLQLGVERAVFEEQLIDLQHNTILKERHKEESADTFWISFVPKDKYPALFQCAQKILTCFGSTYVCESSFSAMGIIKSKLRFRLTDRHLTDYLRAATSEQQPELKVLVKNMQTQISH, encoded by the coding sequence ATGGCGACCAAAAAACGAAAAGTGGACGATGAAAACAGGACTTTTAACCCTGCGTGGGAATCTGAATTTGCTTTCCTTGAGGTAAAGGGCAAACCAGTGTGTCTCATCTGTCAAAAAACGATTGCTGTATTAAAGCGGGCTAATCTGCAACGACACCACGAACAACTTCACCCGGACTTCAAGGACGTGTATCCTCCTGACAGTAATCTCAGAAAGCATAAAATACAGACTTTGCGAGATGGCTTTCAGTCACAACAATCGCTGTTTCACCGTCATGTTAAATGCAGTGACAGTGTTACGGAGGCATCGTTCAAAATCGCCTGGAATATTGCAAAAGCAAAAAAGCCAGCTACAGAAGGAGAATTtctgaaaaatacatttatggACTGCGCGGAAACACTATTTTCAGATTTCAAGAACAAGGATGACATTATTAGACAAATTTCTAAACTACAGTTGTCCGACTCAACAATTACCAGGCGAGTAGAGGTCATTACAGATGATCTCTTCTCGCAGCTTTTAAAAGACATTGAACGTGCGGAGTATTTTAGTCTGGCATTGGATGAATGCACCGACGGCACAGACATTGCACAGCTTATGGTCTGGGTACGTTTTCTCAAAGGGGAAAAGTTTGCCGAAGAAATGCTGACTTTGTTACCATTAAAAGGCCAGACGCGAGGAGAGGACATTTACTCTGCGTTAAAAAACTTTTTCCATGGTCCAGGCAACAGCATCAATCTTAAAAACCTTGTTTCTGTGACCACCGATGGAGCTCCTTCAATGGTCGGAAAGGAGAAAGGTTTAATTGCTCTGCTCAGAAAAGATCCTGAAATGTCGGCATTCTTTTCTTATCATTGCATTCTGCATCAGGAGCAATTATGCAGCAAACTAAGAGGCGGAGCACTCAAAGAAACAATGGACAGTGTGGTACGTATAGTGAACTTTATTCTTGCACACGCGCTGAAACATAGACAGTTCCGATCACTCGTAGAAGAGTGTGAGAGTGCATATGGTGACTTGGCAATGCATGCAGAGGTCCGATGGCTTAGTCGCGGAAAGGTGTTATGCCGTTTTATGCAACTGCTTCCTGCTGTGCGCATGTTTTTGGAAGAGAAGGGTCAACATAATTTACTGTCTCTCTTAAATGACACATTCATTGAAAACGCTGCATTTTTAACAGACATAACGTGTCATTTAAATTCACTTAATCTCAAACTTCAGGGTAGGCAAAAAATTCTGCCGATGATGTTCAATGATGTGTCCGCATTTGAAACAAAACTGGACCTATTTGTTCAACAACTTAAGGAAAAGGACCTGACACACTTCCCTGTTCTGCAGTCTGTTGCACGATCATTGTCACCCATTGCCTACTGCCCATACATCACTGAACTAAAAGAGCAGTTTTCTCGACGATTCGCAGACATCAAGGCCATGAAACCTGTGCTGGCATTTACGGAAAATCCGTTTGCTTGTGACGTACTTTCTACTTCACTGTCAGTAAGAGATCTCCAGCTTGGAGTCGAAAGGGCTGTGTTTGAGGAGCAGCTAATCGACTTGCAGCACAATACCATTCTCAAAGAAAGGCACAAGGAAGAAAGCGCAGACACATTCTGGATATCCTTCGTTCCTAAGGACAAATATCCCGCACTATTTCAGTGTGCTCAGAAAATCCTGACCTGCTTTGGATCTACATATGTTTGTGAGAGCTCCTTCTCTGCCATGGGAATTATAAAATCAAAGCTCCGCTTCCGTCTAACTGATAGACATCTCACAGACTATCTCAGAGCAGCTACAAGTGAACAACAACCAGAACTTAAAGTACTTGTGAAAAATATGCAGACTCAAATCTCTCACTAG
- the spata4 gene encoding spermatogenesis-associated protein 4, whose product MAYSPSPKKAGLPREVLKWLQSLDLSFSTKNVRRDFSNGCLVAEIFSWYFPKDFHMHSYENGASLPTKQSNWSQIEKFLVKQNIGLSKEVIDGTIHCKPGAAELLVQDIYSILTNRRIQSIQRVEQGFTDKAYQEQLPMVARSTASVAIKNNLCLSEVIAEPNIMANQRKVQAIIHRHIEQRKEERNQDPNRFNVRPTLGEQAVRIASLLAHQSEPELQINSSVAAC is encoded by the exons ATGGCCTATTCACCGTCGCCCAAGAAGGCTGGCCTGCCACGAGAGGTTTTAAAATGGCTGCAAAGTCTTGATTTATCGTTTTCGACCAAAAACGTGCGCAG AGACTTTTCCAATGGATGCCTGGTGgcagaaatattttcctggtaCTTCCCAAAGGATTTCCATATGCACTCATATGAAAATGGAGCGTCACTGCCTACCAAGCAATCAAACTGGTCCCAAATTGAGAAA TTTTTGGTGAAGCAAAACATCGGTTTGTCGAAGGAAGTCATAGATGGCACAATCCACTGCAAACCTGGTGCTGCAGAGCTTCTTGTCCAGGACATTTACAGCATCCTGACCAACAGAAG GATCCAAAGCATCCAGAGGGTGGAGCAAGGCTTCACTGATAAGGCCTATCAAGAACAGCTGCCCATGGTGGCTCGATCCACAGCTTCAGTGGCCATAAAGAACAACCTGTGTCTCAGTGAGGTTATAGCTGAACCAAACATCATGGCCAACCAGCGTAAAGTCCAGGCCATCATACACCGGCACATAGAACAGAGAAAAGAAGAGAGGAACCAAGACCCAA ATCGATTCAATGTTAGACCCACTCTTGGAGAACAGGCTGTCAGAATTGCTTCACTTTTAGCCCACCAGAGTGAGCCAGAACTTCAGATAAACTCCAGTGTTGCTGCTTGTTAA
- the asb5a gene encoding ankyrin repeat and SOCS box protein 5 isoform X1 yields MTETTEEYRPFAAQLSNVYLTILALFCFKLFVRITLNLLTHFYIIKGNRREAARISADFYGNGQGYGSWSDRSPLHDAACQGRLLALKTLIAQGHSVNVLTVDHISPLHEACVGNHVACARALIDAGANVNVTTIDGVTPLFNACSVGSLRCLELLLQSDARSQALALCQPSPIHETVSRGYSNLVEALVEWGVDVDYEIPHMGTPLYTACQCKEFICARKLLDGGANVQRGSNMETPLHAAAQKDCVSILKLLLEYGADINARNLEYKRPVEVAPPGSLTEGFLLIYEATPRTLCQLCRQQIRENLGPSRLHCIPHLPLPKAMKDFLQYR; encoded by the exons atGACAGAAACCACTGAGGAATACAGACCATTTGCAGCACAGCTGTCCAATGTTTACCTTACCATCCTGGCCCTCTTTTGCTTCAAACTTTTTGTTAGAATCACCCTAAATTTACTCACACACTTCTATATCATCAAAGGCAACCGCAGGGAGGCTGCCCGGATTTCAGCTGACTTCTATGGTAATGGTCAAGGTTATG GTTCATGGTCCGATCGCTCCCCTCTTCATGATGCTGCCTGCCAAGGACGACTGCTGGCCCTCAAGACCCTGATTGCTCAG GGCCACAGTGTGAATGTGCTGACAGTAGACCACATTAGTCCTCTTCATGAAGCGTGCGTAGGGAACCATGTTGCCTGTGCCAGAGCCCTGATAGATGCTGGAGCCAAC GTTAATGTGACAACTATTGATGGTGTGACTCCATTGTTCAATGCCTGCTCAGTTGGCAGTCTTCGCTGTCTCGAGCTTCTCTTGCAAAGTGATGCTAGATCACAGGCCCTGGCTTTGTGCCAGCCTTCCCCAATCCATGAGACAGTCAGCAGAG GCTACAGCAATTTAGTGGAGGCATTGGTCGAGTGGGGTGTGGATGTAGATTATGAAATTCCTCACATGGGCACCCCTCTCTACACTGCTTGTCAATGTAAGGAGTTCATCTGTGCCCGCAAGCTGCTTGACGGAG GTGCAAATGTGCAAAGAGGCTCAAATATGGAAACTCCTCTTCATGCAGCTGCCCAGAAAGACTGTGTAAGCATATTAAAGCTACTGCTGGAATATGGGGCAGATATAAATGCACGCAACCTGGAGTATAAACGGCCCGTAGAGGTTGCTCCTCCAGGGAGTTTAACAGAGGGCTTCCTGTTGATTTATGAAG CTACTCCCCGTACTTTGTGTCAGCTGTGCCGTCAGCAAATCAGAGAGAATTTGGGTCCTTCCCGACTGCATTGCATACCACATTTGCCCCTCCCAAAAGCTATGAaggattttttacagtatagaTAA
- the asb5a gene encoding ankyrin repeat and SOCS box protein 5 isoform X2: MKRGEDDDDDVWNASAVILDIDSGSWSDRSPLHDAACQGRLLALKTLIAQGHSVNVLTVDHISPLHEACVGNHVACARALIDAGANVNVTTIDGVTPLFNACSVGSLRCLELLLQSDARSQALALCQPSPIHETVSRGYSNLVEALVEWGVDVDYEIPHMGTPLYTACQCKEFICARKLLDGGANVQRGSNMETPLHAAAQKDCVSILKLLLEYGADINARNLEYKRPVEVAPPGSLTEGFLLIYEATPRTLCQLCRQQIRENLGPSRLHCIPHLPLPKAMKDFLQYR; the protein is encoded by the exons ATGAAGAGAggtgaagatgatgatgatgacgtGTGGAATGCATCAGCAGTTATTCTGGATATTGACTCAG GTTCATGGTCCGATCGCTCCCCTCTTCATGATGCTGCCTGCCAAGGACGACTGCTGGCCCTCAAGACCCTGATTGCTCAG GGCCACAGTGTGAATGTGCTGACAGTAGACCACATTAGTCCTCTTCATGAAGCGTGCGTAGGGAACCATGTTGCCTGTGCCAGAGCCCTGATAGATGCTGGAGCCAAC GTTAATGTGACAACTATTGATGGTGTGACTCCATTGTTCAATGCCTGCTCAGTTGGCAGTCTTCGCTGTCTCGAGCTTCTCTTGCAAAGTGATGCTAGATCACAGGCCCTGGCTTTGTGCCAGCCTTCCCCAATCCATGAGACAGTCAGCAGAG GCTACAGCAATTTAGTGGAGGCATTGGTCGAGTGGGGTGTGGATGTAGATTATGAAATTCCTCACATGGGCACCCCTCTCTACACTGCTTGTCAATGTAAGGAGTTCATCTGTGCCCGCAAGCTGCTTGACGGAG GTGCAAATGTGCAAAGAGGCTCAAATATGGAAACTCCTCTTCATGCAGCTGCCCAGAAAGACTGTGTAAGCATATTAAAGCTACTGCTGGAATATGGGGCAGATATAAATGCACGCAACCTGGAGTATAAACGGCCCGTAGAGGTTGCTCCTCCAGGGAGTTTAACAGAGGGCTTCCTGTTGATTTATGAAG CTACTCCCCGTACTTTGTGTCAGCTGTGCCGTCAGCAAATCAGAGAGAATTTGGGTCCTTCCCGACTGCATTGCATACCACATTTGCCCCTCCCAAAAGCTATGAaggattttttacagtatagaTAA
- the neil3 gene encoding endonuclease 8-like 3 isoform X1, with protein sequence MVEGPGCTLNGEKIRAKVQKGHKVLDIHGTETNTSSAGSSPSSFQIFMGCEFTGVETLGKEMFMYFGLRALRLHFGMNGSLRINPQKTDLNGKPPALVIQLSNDVVCFFETTVEIRLTEDCKQKVKAMESLDVCSPKFSFSRAVEAVKRESARMLCDVLLDQSVLPGVGNIIKNEALFDSGLNPAVKVKQLTDEQVHHLVKMTRDFTLLFYKCRKNGSPLYKHYKVYKRPNCGQCSGTITVCRLGDNGRMTYFCQRCQTGDPSEINISKLPTRNSLIGWVYQGEMCSSHDDEVAKKEEEEWACPLCTLINLPSHKSCEACMSPRPEVSKEPPKLEHSSLSRDLIRYPCNAFGKPLQEIKINRRAAFGNTTLVLTSLSAKPDSPLSLAINQTNTPETARGPSGRSNLQQKSHSNGNSGMWFKGNEQYKRESPADHSQPNKRMRTMNGELPGGSMQHSGRDAQKNDASLSTTPCCKSHHRPCALRVVTKDGENKGRQFYTCALPKETQCNFFEWADLHFPMCHHGKRTLMKTVLKLGPNNGRNFFTCPVKMGKQCNFFQWAENGPGISNLPGC encoded by the exons ATGGTCGAGGGTCCGGGATGCACCTTAAATGGTGAGAAGATTCGCGCAAAAGTTCAAAAGGGACATAAAGTTTTAGACATACACGGGACTGAAACGAATACATCA TCAGCTGGCAGCAGCCCGAGCTCCTTTCAGATCTTTATGGGCTGTGAGTTTACAGGAGTGGAAACGTTAGGCAAAGAGATGTTCATGTATTTTGGCTTAAGAGCTCTAAG ATTGCATTTTGGCATGAATGGTTCATTGAGGATAAATCCCCAGAAAACTGATTTGAATGGAAAACCACCAGCGCTGGTTATTCAACTTTCTAATGATGTTGTTTGTTTCTTTGAGACAACTGTAGAAATCAG ACTCACAGAAGACTGTAAGCAGAAAGTAAAAGCCATGGAGAGTCTAGATGTCTGTTCACCCAAGTTTAGTTTCTCTCGGGCGGTGGAGGCTGTGAAGAGAGAGAGTGCAAGAATGCTCTGTGATGTGCTTTTGGATCAATCTGTTCTTCCTGGTGTAGGAAACATTATTAAAAATGAAGCCCTTTTCGACAGTGGTCTTAACCCTGCTGTCAAG GTCAAACAATTGACTGATGAACAGGTCCATCATCTTGTGAAGATGACGCGAGATTTTACACTCCTGTTTTATAAG TGTAGAAAAAATGGATCTCCACTTTACAAGCATTACAAAGTGTACAAACGTCCAAACTGCGGCCAATGCAGTGGAACCATCACCGTCTGTCGACTAGGAGACAATGGCAGGATGACATACTTCTGTCAGCGCTGTCAGACAGGTGATCCAAGTGAAATCAACATCAG TAAACTCCCAACTCGTAACAGTTTGATTGGATGGGTATATCAGGGTGAAATGTGCAGTAGTCATGATGATGAGGTGGCAAAGAAAGAGGAAGAGGAGTGGGCGTGTCCCCTTTGTACTCTCATCAACCTCCCAAGCCACAAATCCTGCGAAGCATGTATGAGCCCCAGACCAGAAG TGTCTAAAGAGCCCCCAAAGCTGGAACATTCATCCTTGAGTCGAGACCTGATCCGCTACCCCTGCAATGCTTTCGGCAAACCCCTGCAGGAAATAAAGATAAATCGCAGAGCTGCATTTGGGAACACCACTCTAGTCCTAACCAGCCTCAGTGCAAAACCTGACTCTCCTTTAAGTCTTGCCATTAACCAGACAAACACTCCAGAGACGGCGAGGGGTCCGAGTGGGCGCAGCAACTTGCAGCAGAAAAGTCACAGTAATGGGAATAGTGGGATGTGGTTCAAAGGCAATGAGCAATATAAAAGAGAATCTCCGGCAGACCACAGTCAACCTAACAAGAGAATGAGAACCATGAATGGAGAACTTCCTGGAGGAAGCATGCAGCACTCGGGGAG AGACGCACAGAAAAATGATGCCTCCTTATCCACCACCCCCTGCTGCAAAAGTCATCACCGACCATGTGCCCTTAGGGTGGTCACTAAGGATGGAGAGAACAAAGGCAGACAGTTTTACACCTGCGCCCTCCCCAAGGAGACTCAGTGTAACTTCTTTGAG TGGGCAGATCTGCATTTTCCCATGTGTCATCATGGTAAACGGACTCTAATGAAGACCGTTCTAAAACTGGGACCAAATAATGGGCGCAACTTCTTCACATGCCCAGTTAAAATGGGGAAGCAATGTAATTTTTTCCAGTGGGCTGAAAATGGGCCTGGCATCTCCAATCTTCCTGGCTGCTGA
- the neil3 gene encoding endonuclease 8-like 3 isoform X2: protein MVEGPGCTLNGEKIRAKVQKGHKVLDIHGTETNTSSAGSSPSSFQIFMGCEFTGVETLGKEMFMYFGLRALRLHFGMNGSLRINPQKTDLNGKPPALVIQLSNDVVCFFETTVEIRLTEDCKQKVKAMESLDVCSPKFSFSRAVEAVKRESARMLCDVLLDQSVLPGVGNIIKNEALFDSGLNPAVKVKQLTDEQVHHLVKMTRDFTLLFYKCRKNGSPLYKHYKVYKRPNCGQCSGTITVCRLGDNGRMTYFCQRCQTGDPSEINISKLPTRNSLIGWVYQGEMCSSHDDEVAKKEEEEWACPLCTLINLPSHKSCEACMSPRPEEPPKLEHSSLSRDLIRYPCNAFGKPLQEIKINRRAAFGNTTLVLTSLSAKPDSPLSLAINQTNTPETARGPSGRSNLQQKSHSNGNSGMWFKGNEQYKRESPADHSQPNKRMRTMNGELPGGSMQHSGRDAQKNDASLSTTPCCKSHHRPCALRVVTKDGENKGRQFYTCALPKETQCNFFEWADLHFPMCHHGKRTLMKTVLKLGPNNGRNFFTCPVKMGKQCNFFQWAENGPGISNLPGC, encoded by the exons ATGGTCGAGGGTCCGGGATGCACCTTAAATGGTGAGAAGATTCGCGCAAAAGTTCAAAAGGGACATAAAGTTTTAGACATACACGGGACTGAAACGAATACATCA TCAGCTGGCAGCAGCCCGAGCTCCTTTCAGATCTTTATGGGCTGTGAGTTTACAGGAGTGGAAACGTTAGGCAAAGAGATGTTCATGTATTTTGGCTTAAGAGCTCTAAG ATTGCATTTTGGCATGAATGGTTCATTGAGGATAAATCCCCAGAAAACTGATTTGAATGGAAAACCACCAGCGCTGGTTATTCAACTTTCTAATGATGTTGTTTGTTTCTTTGAGACAACTGTAGAAATCAG ACTCACAGAAGACTGTAAGCAGAAAGTAAAAGCCATGGAGAGTCTAGATGTCTGTTCACCCAAGTTTAGTTTCTCTCGGGCGGTGGAGGCTGTGAAGAGAGAGAGTGCAAGAATGCTCTGTGATGTGCTTTTGGATCAATCTGTTCTTCCTGGTGTAGGAAACATTATTAAAAATGAAGCCCTTTTCGACAGTGGTCTTAACCCTGCTGTCAAG GTCAAACAATTGACTGATGAACAGGTCCATCATCTTGTGAAGATGACGCGAGATTTTACACTCCTGTTTTATAAG TGTAGAAAAAATGGATCTCCACTTTACAAGCATTACAAAGTGTACAAACGTCCAAACTGCGGCCAATGCAGTGGAACCATCACCGTCTGTCGACTAGGAGACAATGGCAGGATGACATACTTCTGTCAGCGCTGTCAGACAGGTGATCCAAGTGAAATCAACATCAG TAAACTCCCAACTCGTAACAGTTTGATTGGATGGGTATATCAGGGTGAAATGTGCAGTAGTCATGATGATGAGGTGGCAAAGAAAGAGGAAGAGGAGTGGGCGTGTCCCCTTTGTACTCTCATCAACCTCCCAAGCCACAAATCCTGCGAAGCATGTATGAGCCCCAGACCAGAAG AGCCCCCAAAGCTGGAACATTCATCCTTGAGTCGAGACCTGATCCGCTACCCCTGCAATGCTTTCGGCAAACCCCTGCAGGAAATAAAGATAAATCGCAGAGCTGCATTTGGGAACACCACTCTAGTCCTAACCAGCCTCAGTGCAAAACCTGACTCTCCTTTAAGTCTTGCCATTAACCAGACAAACACTCCAGAGACGGCGAGGGGTCCGAGTGGGCGCAGCAACTTGCAGCAGAAAAGTCACAGTAATGGGAATAGTGGGATGTGGTTCAAAGGCAATGAGCAATATAAAAGAGAATCTCCGGCAGACCACAGTCAACCTAACAAGAGAATGAGAACCATGAATGGAGAACTTCCTGGAGGAAGCATGCAGCACTCGGGGAG AGACGCACAGAAAAATGATGCCTCCTTATCCACCACCCCCTGCTGCAAAAGTCATCACCGACCATGTGCCCTTAGGGTGGTCACTAAGGATGGAGAGAACAAAGGCAGACAGTTTTACACCTGCGCCCTCCCCAAGGAGACTCAGTGTAACTTCTTTGAG TGGGCAGATCTGCATTTTCCCATGTGTCATCATGGTAAACGGACTCTAATGAAGACCGTTCTAAAACTGGGACCAAATAATGGGCGCAACTTCTTCACATGCCCAGTTAAAATGGGGAAGCAATGTAATTTTTTCCAGTGGGCTGAAAATGGGCCTGGCATCTCCAATCTTCCTGGCTGCTGA